CCGCAACTGCTCCGGCGTCACCTTGAACTCCGTCTTGTCCGACGTCGGCAAAATCACCGGCGTGGCGCCGGCCAGCTTCACCATCTCCGGATAACTCAGCCAGTACGGCGCCGGAATGATGACTTCATCCCCCTCCTGGCAGGTGGCCAGAATCACGTTGTAACACGAATGCTTGCCCCCGCAGGAAATGATGACTTGCGACGGCTTGTAGCTCAGCCCGTTGTCGCGCTTGAACTTCTCCGCCACCGCCTGCCGCAGCTCGGGGATGCCGCTGCTGGGGGTGTACTTGGTGAAGCCCTTGGCCAGCGCCTCGGCGGCGGCGTCCTTGATGTGTTGGGGCGTGTCAAAATCCGGCTCCCCCGCGCCAAAACCCACGACATCCTGCCCCTCGGCCTTCATCTGCTTGGCCTTGGCATCAATGGCAAGTGTCAGCGACGGTGAGAGCGAAGCGGCGCGTTGCGATATGTGATAGTTCATAAGTTGTACCGGGCGTTAGCATTAGCGCGGCGGCCAAAAGGCGCAAGCGCAGAATGGGTCTTTTCTCCCGTCACGCCGGAAAGTCCACCCGCCCAGGCTCTGCCTTTCCGCATGAAGCGCCCCCCAGCCTCCCGCCGCCTCAATCGCCCAATAATTTTTTCAGACTGGCGCGCGCCGCCTCCTCGCGGGCGCTGGCATGGCGGCCGCGCCATTCCCGGCGCGCAAAATCAAAATACTCGCAAAAATTGGCCAGATGCTTTTCCTGCACCAGGTCCGCCCGTTTCTCGCGGCATTGCTCGGCCACCTTGGGATCGTAATGCACGCAATTCAGGCACACCTTCAAATCCGCCCCGCATTGATGGCAAACCTCCGTCCGCCCGGGATTGCCCCGCAACGGATACTCCCAGCCGCATTGGTAACAATGGCGTGTCAAAGCCATAATCCCGCCTCACTTCGGCTCACGTCAGATGCGCGAAAATGTCCCGATAAAACTCGGGGTGACTCTCCCACGTCTGCGCCGTGATAATCCGTTTCTCCCGGTCCACCACGCTCTGGCGGTTCACCCAGCGCGCCCCGGCCAGCTCGGCCTCGTTGCGCACATTGCAATAGCACGTCAGCTCCCGCCCCGCCACCAGCCCCGCCGCCACCAGAATTTGCACCCCGTGGCAAATGGCAAACAACCATCGCCCCTGCTCATGCATCGCCCGCACCACCTGAATCAGCCGCCGGTCATGCCGCAAAAACTCCGGCGCCCGCCCCCCGATGAGCAGGGCCGCGGCATATTGCGCGGGCTTCACGTCTTTCAGCGCAAGGTCCGCCTGAATCAAATACCCGGGCTTTTCAATGTACGTATTCCAGCCGGGCGCAAAATCATGGATGACGGTGTTCAGCAGCTTCTTCTGCGTCGCCGCAATGACCGGCGTCCACCCCGCCTCCAAAAAACGGTGCCGCGCGTAATAAATCTCCTGCGACTCCCCCGCGTCGTCCGTGACAATTAAAATGCGCTTGCTCATAAGTTGCTGAAGTGAGCCCCAATTTACCCCCCGCTTGCCCAAATGCAATCCAGAACCCTCCGCTCCCCCGCCGGCGCTTCCCTTTCCCTCAGCCAGAGGGCCGGGGTGAGGGGCAAAACCATGTCAAACCCATTTTGGAGAAACAGCTTCCCCGGCGTCCCGCCCCACCATAAAAAAACCGCCCCGGCGCAAACCGGGGCGGTTGAATTGTTCCTCTGAATCGAGGCGCAGGTTATTTCTTCTTCGCCGGTTTCTTGGCGGCGCTGGCCGCTTCTTCCTCCAGCGCGGCCTGCGCGGCGGCCAGGCGGGCCACCGGCACGCGGAACGGCGAGCAGCTCACATAAGTGAGGCCAATCTTGTGGCAGAACTTCACCGAGTCGGGATCGCCGCCGTGCTCGCCGCAGATGCCCAGCTTGATGTCTGGCCGGGTGCTGCGGCCCTTCTCCACCGCAATCTTCATCAACTGGCCCACGCCCGTCTGGTCAATCGTGGCAAACGGATTCTTCTTCACGATTTCC
This is a stretch of genomic DNA from Fontisphaera persica. It encodes these proteins:
- a CDS encoding DJ-1/PfpI family protein, encoding MSKRILIVTDDAGESQEIYYARHRFLEAGWTPVIAATQKKLLNTVIHDFAPGWNTYIEKPGYLIQADLALKDVKPAQYAAALLIGGRAPEFLRHDRRLIQVVRAMHEQGRWLFAICHGVQILVAAGLVAGRELTCYCNVRNEAELAGARWVNRQSVVDREKRIITAQTWESHPEFYRDIFAHLT